Proteins co-encoded in one Flavobacterium sp. M31R6 genomic window:
- the mutY gene encoding A/G-specific adenine glycosylase: MKFHNTLIKWYLQNKRDLPWRKTTNPYPIWLSEIMLQQTRVAQGTPYFLSFTTAFPTVFDLAKANEEQVLKLWQGLGYYSRARNLHKTAQTVAFEMNGIFPDNYADLLKLKGIGEYTAAAIASFSYNECVPVVDGNVFRVLSRYFDVETDIAQASAKKEFAALAFELMPKDNPALFNQAIMEFGALQCVPKNPNCTECVFNNSCAALQKKKVDQLPVKLKKTKVRNRYFNYIVAVDDLENTIIQKRTAKGIWHNLYEFPLIETDKVEDFETVAQQISQNFFQENKIESLLEYNEESIVHKLSHQHLHIKFWKASLKGTIENGIDLETAKTFPFPIVIHNFIEEKL, encoded by the coding sequence ATGAAATTTCACAACACGCTAATTAAGTGGTACTTACAAAACAAGCGCGATTTACCGTGGCGAAAAACTACCAATCCGTACCCGATTTGGCTCTCCGAAATCATGCTTCAACAAACAAGAGTGGCTCAAGGAACACCTTATTTTTTATCATTTACTACGGCTTTTCCGACTGTTTTTGATCTGGCAAAAGCCAATGAAGAACAAGTCCTAAAACTTTGGCAAGGATTAGGGTATTATTCACGCGCACGGAATTTGCACAAAACCGCACAAACCGTCGCCTTTGAAATGAACGGCATCTTTCCGGACAATTATGCCGACTTGCTAAAACTTAAAGGAATTGGCGAGTACACTGCCGCGGCAATTGCGTCCTTCTCCTATAATGAATGTGTTCCCGTGGTTGACGGAAATGTGTTCCGGGTACTTTCACGCTATTTTGACGTGGAAACCGACATTGCACAAGCTTCAGCCAAAAAAGAATTCGCTGCTTTGGCTTTCGAACTAATGCCAAAAGACAACCCTGCGCTATTCAACCAAGCCATAATGGAATTTGGCGCACTGCAATGCGTACCAAAAAATCCAAATTGCACCGAATGTGTCTTTAATAATAGCTGTGCCGCTCTGCAAAAAAAGAAAGTAGATCAATTACCCGTAAAATTAAAGAAAACTAAAGTTCGAAATCGCTACTTTAATTATATAGTAGCCGTCGATGATTTGGAGAACACTATCATCCAGAAACGCACCGCCAAAGGAATTTGGCACAATCTATATGAGTTCCCTTTAATCGAAACCGACAAAGTCGAAGATTTCGAAACCGTGGCCCAACAAATCAGCCAAAATTTTTTCCAGGAAAACAAAATAGAGAGCCTATTGGAATACAATGAAGAAAGTATCGTCCATAAACTCTCGCACCAACATTTGCACATCAAGTTTTGGAAAGCAAGTTTAAAAGGCACAATCGAAAATGGTATTGACCTCGAAACAGCCAAAACTTTCCCATTCCCGATCGTGATTCATAATTTCATAGAAGAGAAACTGTGA
- a CDS encoding HU family DNA-binding protein, translating to MTKADIVAKISEKLGLEKGDVQATVETFMNEVKNSLETGDNVYLRGFGSFIVKTRAEKTGRNISKNTTIKIPAHNIPAFKPAKVFVEGVKVNNEAK from the coding sequence ATGACGAAAGCAGATATCGTAGCGAAGATTTCAGAAAAATTAGGTCTTGAAAAAGGGGATGTGCAAGCAACCGTAGAGACTTTTATGAACGAAGTAAAAAACTCACTTGAAACTGGTGACAATGTTTACCTAAGAGGTTTCGGTAGTTTTATCGTTAAAACAAGAGCTGAAAAAACTGGAAGAAATATTTCCAAAAATACCACTATTAAAATTCCAGCACACAACATTCCTGCATTCAAACCTGCGAAAGTTTTTGTTGAAGGTGTAAAAGTGAACAACGAAGCAAAATAA
- a CDS encoding gliding motility-associated protein GldE produces MDPEPSLEIASQVDLTLIFGFIGIIILLFCSAIVSGAEVALFSLSQKDLDDSFQENNSKGRIISRLLEKPKKLLATLLVANNFINIAVVILFSFVGKDLFAAIQSPVLKFITEVILVTFLLLLFGEVLPKVYASRNNIKFAQLIAYPVSGLDKVLSPVSIPMRSITLYLQNKLGKQKSNFSIDQLSQALELTDTGETSTEEQKILEGIVSFGNTDTKQVMSPRIDIFALEITESFAVIYPKIIEKGFSRIPVYRDNIDQIEGVLFVKDLLPYINDIEFDWTTLLREPFFVPENKKLDNLLKDFQSLKSHLAIVVDEYGGTSGLVSLEDVIEEIVGEISDEYDDAPVNFSKIDDKNYIFEGKINLKDFYRIIDVDEDLFEEKKGEAETLAGFILEILGNFPKKGHKIVFENCTFVIESADQKRIKQIKVTIE; encoded by the coding sequence TTGGACCCAGAGCCCAGTTTAGAGATTGCCTCTCAAGTTGACCTTACCTTAATATTCGGTTTTATCGGAATTATTATTTTGCTGTTTTGCTCTGCAATAGTTTCGGGTGCCGAAGTAGCATTATTCTCCTTATCGCAAAAAGATTTAGACGATTCCTTTCAGGAAAATAATTCCAAAGGAAGAATAATATCCCGCCTTTTGGAGAAACCAAAAAAACTCTTGGCAACATTACTCGTAGCCAATAATTTCATTAACATTGCAGTTGTTATTCTATTTTCATTTGTTGGAAAAGATCTTTTTGCAGCGATACAATCGCCTGTTTTAAAATTCATAACCGAAGTAATTTTAGTTACTTTCCTGTTATTGCTTTTTGGTGAAGTTTTGCCAAAAGTATATGCCAGCAGAAACAATATAAAGTTTGCCCAATTAATTGCTTATCCCGTTTCAGGATTAGACAAAGTATTGTCACCAGTAAGTATTCCAATGCGTTCGATCACCTTGTATTTACAGAATAAATTGGGAAAACAAAAATCAAATTTCTCGATAGACCAACTATCTCAAGCTTTAGAACTGACCGATACTGGTGAGACTTCAACCGAAGAACAAAAAATACTGGAAGGAATCGTGTCTTTTGGAAACACAGACACTAAACAAGTCATGAGTCCAAGAATAGACATTTTTGCTTTGGAAATCACCGAGTCTTTTGCAGTAATTTACCCAAAAATCATAGAAAAAGGATTCTCCAGAATTCCTGTGTATCGAGATAATATTGACCAAATAGAAGGCGTTTTGTTTGTCAAAGATTTACTTCCATATATCAATGATATCGAATTTGACTGGACCACTTTATTAAGAGAGCCCTTCTTTGTTCCCGAAAATAAAAAATTGGACAATTTGCTCAAAGATTTTCAAAGTTTGAAAAGCCATTTGGCCATTGTGGTTGATGAATATGGAGGAACATCAGGATTGGTTTCGTTAGAGGATGTTATTGAAGAAATAGTTGGGGAAATCAGTGATGAATATGATGATGCACCCGTTAATTTTTCTAAAATTGATGATAAAAATTATATTTTTGAAGGCAAAATAAACCTGAAAGATTTCTATAGGATTATTGATGTTGATGAAGATTTATTTGAAGAGAAAAAAGGGGAAGCAGAAACGTTGGCAGGATTTATTCTTGAAATTTTAGGCAATTTTCCTAAAAAGGGGCATAAAATAGTTTTTGAAAACTGTACGTTTGTCATCGAATCCGCGGACCAAAAACGTATCAAACAAATTAAAGTAACGATTGAATAA
- a CDS encoding tetratricopeptide repeat protein, with the protein MKKIILLLSLNLGLTIFAQTNPETIKKNQEAIIEEFVTNCAEKHNYNYEMTEWQQCLDTGIQKDSTISYLWQQKAMPYFKARKYEVGMVYLDKAVQLNPQKHQAYRAFIKCIFAKTYKESISDFEDCIKKFGNSYVMNHTYNFYIGLCYLQLNEYAKAEKLFGEYNDDIFKNRQGLEHPTALFYYGVSKYEQKKWEEAIVVFDKALKLYPNLSDAKYYKTICLVRLNKKEEANKLYEEAKQDGKAGYTLNEDNVVYEIYPYQVRWKS; encoded by the coding sequence TTGAAAAAAATTATTCTTTTATTAAGTCTGAATCTTGGATTGACAATATTTGCGCAAACCAATCCCGAAACAATCAAGAAAAACCAAGAAGCCATAATCGAAGAATTTGTTACAAATTGTGCCGAAAAACATAATTATAATTATGAAATGACCGAATGGCAACAATGTCTTGATACCGGAATACAAAAAGACAGTACCATATCATATTTGTGGCAACAAAAAGCCATGCCTTATTTCAAAGCTAGAAAATACGAAGTTGGGATGGTATATTTAGACAAAGCCGTACAACTGAATCCTCAAAAACATCAAGCTTACAGAGCTTTTATCAAATGTATTTTTGCCAAAACGTACAAGGAATCCATTTCGGATTTCGAAGATTGCATCAAGAAATTTGGAAATAGCTACGTAATGAACCATACCTATAATTTTTATATTGGCTTATGCTATTTGCAACTGAATGAATATGCCAAAGCAGAGAAACTTTTTGGAGAATACAATGATGATATTTTTAAAAACCGACAAGGACTAGAGCATCCTACCGCTTTATTTTATTATGGAGTTTCAAAATATGAACAAAAAAAATGGGAAGAAGCAATTGTTGTTTTTGATAAAGCACTAAAATTGTACCCTAATCTATCTGATGCAAAATATTATAAAACGATTTGCTTGGTTCGATTGAATAAAAAAGAAGAAGCAAATAAGTTATATGAAGAAGCAAAACAAGACGGGAAAGCGGGTTATACATTAAATGAGGATAATGTCGTTTATGAAATATATCCTTATCAAGTACGATGGAAATCATAA
- a CDS encoding single-stranded DNA-binding protein, whose translation MNGTLNKVMLIGHLGDDVKMHYFDGGNCIGRFQLATNEVYVNKTTNEKITSTEWHNLVVRNKAAEICEKYLSKGDKIYVEGRIKSRQWQAEDGSTKHTMEIQVTEFTFLTTKKDTESNKAINSSESTKNTNFDPQNNDLPINDLPF comes from the coding sequence ATGAACGGAACATTAAATAAAGTGATGCTTATAGGCCATCTTGGCGACGATGTCAAAATGCATTATTTTGACGGAGGAAACTGTATCGGAAGATTTCAATTAGCCACAAATGAAGTCTATGTCAACAAAACGACCAACGAAAAAATCACTTCTACCGAATGGCACAATCTAGTAGTTCGCAACAAAGCGGCTGAAATCTGCGAAAAATACCTTTCGAAAGGAGATAAGATTTATGTAGAGGGTAGAATAAAATCAAGACAATGGCAAGCCGAAGACGGTTCGACAAAACATACAATGGAAATTCAGGTGACCGAGTTTACTTTTTTGACTACCAAAAAAGATACTGAAAGCAATAAAGCAATAAATTCTTCGGAATCCACAAAAAACACTAACTTTGACCCACAAAATAACGACTTGCCTATCAATGACTTGCCGTTTTAA